GGGACCACAGTGACCTCATGAGGTCACCGATGACCTCATCAAACTGCCATTTTGGGTCGGTTTGGGTGGATTTATGGCCAACTGGAGGTTGATGGCCACCACGATAATCTCATCAAGCCCCCATTTCGGGTCGGTTTGGGTGGATTAATGGCCAAGCGGAGGTTGATGGGACCACGGCTCTCTAGGCCCCTCCCCACCTGGCCGTGGGGCGCGCTTGGGGGTCAGCTATAGGGCCAGGAGGAGGGTGATGGGGCAGTGGTCGCTTCCCAGGACGCGGGAGCGGATCTTGCTGTCGCAGAGAGCCCCTTCCAAACGCCGGGAGAGGACGAAATAATCCAACCTCCACCCCACGTTCCGTTCCCGGGCGCCCCCTAAGTAGGTCCAGAAGGTGTAAGCGTGGGGCAGAGCCGGGTAAAGGTGACGGAAAGAATCCAAGAATCCCGTATTTAGGAGGGCTCCGAATCCTTCCCGTTCTTCCGAGGTGAAGCCGGCCGAGCGCCGGTTGGCCTTGGGATGCCGAAGGTCCAACTCTTGGTGGGCCACGTTGAGGTCACCGCAAAGGGCCACCGGTTTGAGGGCGTCCAAACGAGCCAGGTAGGCCCGGAAGGCCGCGTCCCAACGGAGACGGTATTCCAAGCGCACCAGGCCCCGGCCGGAATTGGGAACGTAAGCGGCCACCACGTAGAGGGCGGGAAATTCGGCCGTCACCACCCGACCTTCGCGGTCGTGCTCTTCCTCgcctgagggagggagagagagaaagaggggttGTCGAGGGGgtgactgggaggggactgggagggactggaggcaactggggttcAACTGGCAGCGACTGGGGGCAATTGGAAGCAACTGGGAGTatctggaggcaactggggtcaagtgggaggcaactgg
This region of Numenius arquata unplaced genomic scaffold, bNumArq3.hap1.1 HAP1_SCAFFOLD_1629, whole genome shotgun sequence genomic DNA includes:
- the LOC141478375 gene encoding DNA repair nuclease APEX1-like, with the translated sequence EEEHDREGRVVTAEFPALYVVAAYVPNSGRGLVRLEYRLRWDAAFRAYLARLDALKPVALCGDLNVAHQELDLRHPKANRRSAGFTSEEREGFGALLNTGFLDSFRHLYPALPHAYTFWTYLGGARERNVGWRLDYFVLSRRLEGALCDSKIRSRVLGSDHCPITLLLAL